Sequence from the Tripterygium wilfordii isolate XIE 37 chromosome 10, ASM1340144v1, whole genome shotgun sequence genome:
tttagaaagaaagaaaaaaaaaagatgactgATTTGGTGCACTTTCACAGcattttccaagttttgtgaTTGTACCTGACAATAAAACTAATCATCTTAATTTGTTATTATGGGTATGGTTGAGTAGTTGCCTCCCACATTCATGATCTTTGTCATGCGTTCATattaatacacacacacatatatgtatattattttCTATATCGATTACCAACCATACTAGATGGGTTTGAGAGTGGGCAGATGAGATTATTTTCAGAAATAAAATATCTGCAGAGCAGAGTAAGAGTGCTTGTAAAGATATCACAAGACGGTCATATTTTAGATGAAAAAATTGCATCGACATAGGTGATAACTTGAGAATTCACTTTCCTAAGCTAAACAAGTTATGGTTTAAAGTTTGAGAGCggaaataattttctaaaataaaatcCATGCGGAGGAAGGTAAGAGGTTCGCATCGACACTGATAATGAAACAATTGAATAGCATTTGAAATTTGGGTGAACTAGAAGTTTTAGAGATTTGGAGACGAAAGAAGATAAAAGctattttgtgattttgtatatgttgtgagagagaaaaaagaggagagagatctTTGTGTTagaaaagtaataaaaaaggACACAGACACAAATAATAAGACTTTCTTTAGCCAATCTAAAAGCAAGTCAACAAATGTTATTTCGGCTTGATGCCGGAATACTAGTAAAAATTTGCCAGAGAGCATAAATTTTTGACATTTCATGATACTGTCTGAATGATGACTCTGTAGCAAGAGGTTTTGGGTGGTAAATAAACTCTACCTTTCATTAttgaaatgtataattaatCCACTTTTAACCAGTGGAGATCATTCTTGGGAGCACCAATTTAATTAAACATAAGGAGAgactaaaaatatttaatacatCTTAATCAcacaacttcttttcttttttgccaaaaaataaaaaataaaaacactttTACTAGACAAGAAAACAGTACACGAGGTAGCATGTGCATGACAAATGACAAAGCGGTCGGGCTGGGGTTTTGTTTACGGTGTATTTACAGCTGTCAAacataccatttttttttatttgaacaaaaaatatttagtaGAGATATGCATTACGCTATTCACCTCCTCACTTCACATCATCTTAAGCAACAAAAGACTCCATTGcaatttgcaattgctctaaaacAAAAGATATCGCTGCCATCAATCCGCCACGACATCGGCcaggttttttttctttccaaaatcaGAGTAGTAAATGTTACCGGCTATAGCAAGTACGGAACCGATTACTTTACCAGTTTTTGATGCCGCCCTTTACAACGCGTGTCGGTTTTTACCACTTCTTTTACGATTTGACGGCGGCTACCTCCATTGACCTACGGTCAACTTTTTCCTCGATCCCGACCATTCACTCGCGCAAATCCCAAAACGATTTGACCAATTTCTCACGATACGATCATATCTGCAGGCGATCGGACCAAAGTGGATATTAGAATCCGGATcctattttttgttattaaaagCTCTTCCCCTTCGAAATAAATAATAGTAAATAAAAGTAGATAcggagagagaaacaaaagatttgattttgagagagagaCGACAGAAGATATAATTGATACAGACAGACAGATCGACATTACGTTCACAATGTGCATAAAAGTCAGGCCATCAGATACAGAGTAAAACCTCTGTTTGAAGAGAGAACAATTGTCAAGAGAAGCTATGGCTATAAATGGTGTTGCTGCTGCGTGGACGACGACGGAGAGTATAAGTACTTTCGAGCTTTCCATGTCTGATTCTGaagaggttcatgttttggcagTCGATGACAGCCTTGTCGATCGAAAAGTCATTGAacggttgctcaagattacttcttGTAAAGGTTAGTGTCTTGATGGGCTTCGTAGGCTTTTAAGAGCTTCGATTTGGGAAGGTTTATAAatgaatttttgtttgaatatgcAGTGACTGCAGTGGATAGTGGAATCAGAgcacttcagtttctgggtatAGACCAGGAGGAGAACTGCTCTGTTGGGTTTGATGTTAGTGactcaattttattttgaactCCGAAAGAATCATTGGGTACTCTGTTTTTATTGATTAGTTAATCGATTATTGATTACATTTCAGagtttgaaggtggatctgatTATCACGGActactgtatgcctggaatgaCAGGATACGAATTGCTCAAGAAAATCAAGGTAAAACTGCataatcaatcaaattaaatatcCAAACCAAGGACTGCGAATCGGGTTTATCAGATTTTGATCCGGGTTTGGACGTCTTTTGTGAGCAGGAATCGTCTGCCTTAAGAGAGATTCCGGTGGTAATCATGTCGTcggagaacgtagtgactcgaatcgACAGATGCTTGGAGGAAGGAGCAGAGGACTTTATCGTGAAGCCGGTGAAATTGTCCGATGTGAAACGCTTGAAAGATTATATGACCAGGGAAGGGAACCAAGAGAGACGgatcaaaaataacaaaaggaaAGTTCCAGAGACTTGTGATCTCTGTTCATCGCCACCGTCCATCTCATCATCGTCTTCACAATTATCGCCGTCGCCGTCATTCTCCACTCCCAGCTCTCCGCCACTTTCGCCGTCGGATTCACCGTCTATACAGTCACCATCAGCTCCTTGTTCTCCATCATTGTTAGAATCTCCGACCGGGCGGCTTAAAATGTCCATCTCGGATTAGATCCTGACCGTCTATTATATGTACTTTTGCCTCACGATGCAAATATTCGCAATTTCCCGTTATTTGTAACGGTTTTTGTCGTAACACcgttttttgttgttttgtggtggggttatttatttaatatgtgATAGATAATGAATTAACGAGTTTTTGAGACTGACTTTACTAATTGTGATGTGAAATATTGGAATTGTTGAGGAGGTGGTGGTTggggggggagggggagggggagggattTTGGGTAATAATGTTTGATATTGTCTACCTGAACAGAATATTTGATTTTGGGTACTGTTGGTGGTGGTGTGTGCTGGAGATGTTCCCTCGTGGAGGAGTGGGTGGtgcatgttttcttttgttttgtttatatatatatatatatatatatatatatatatatatataaactgagCAAAATGGTGTAAGCAGCTAAACTGGTATTTGCACAATAGAAGTTGAGGACGTAGAAGTTGTAGACATGTGGAGATCACAAAGAGATTTGTGGGACCTACATGACCGACCTTTAGAGACCTACTTTTCTATGATGCAGCATCTTCATACTTCCTTGGCCCTTTCTTTTAAGCAATATGTATGTGTAATCCAGGAATGGCCTATAGGGAAAATATTGGTAATGTCCAAGGCAAGACATGTTGAGATCACATAGggaaattttttgatttgataCAATTTATATGTTGCTGTTGATTCAAGGGAAGACCAAATTAGTTAACCTGCGTGGAAATTGAAATCTATCACAAATCCATATATCCTCCTCTCAATTATATTGTATGCTTTGAATTTCAATTCCTCGTAAAAAAATCCATAGATAATTAGTAAGGGATGGGAGTTGAGACTTGCCCAACCAATGGGTTAATTCAAAGTCAATGGTTGGTAGAAGAAGTATAATGTAAGAGGGTATGATTTAAGGTTGACTATCTAGATTTCCATAAATAGATCTTaactactt
This genomic interval carries:
- the LOC120007662 gene encoding two-component response regulator ARR5; translation: MAINGVAAAWTTTESISTFELSMSDSEEVHVLAVDDSLVDRKVIERLLKITSCKVTAVDSGIRALQFLGIDQEENCSVGFDSLKVDLIITDYCMPGMTGYELLKKIKESSALREIPVVIMSSENVVTRIDRCLEEGAEDFIVKPVKLSDVKRLKDYMTREGNQERRIKNNKRKVPETCDLCSSPPSISSSSSQLSPSPSFSTPSSPPLSPSDSPSIQSPSAPCSPSLLESPTGRLKMSISD